Genomic window (Paraburkholderia phenazinium):
ACCAGCACAAGGCCTAACCCGACGACGCGACAAGGAGCAATCAGAATGCAAGTTATTCTTCTGGAAAAAGTCGTCAACCTGGGCAACCTGGGCGACATCGTCAAGGTGAAGGACGGTTACGCACGTAACTTCCTGATCCCGAACAAGCACGCACGCCGCGCAACGAAAGACGCTATCGCTGAATTCGAAGTCCGCCGCGCAGAACTGGAAAAGGTTGCCGCTGAAAAGCTGGCAGCAGCTCAGGCTCAAGGCGAAAAGCTGGCAGGCTCGACGGTTCAGATCAGCCAGAAGGCTGGCGTCGACGGCCGTCTGTTCGGCTCGGTGACGAACGCCGACATCGCTGACGCACTGGTCAAGCAAGGCTTCGCAGTGGAAAAGGCGCAAGTGCGTCTGCCGGAAGGCCCGCTGAAGCTGGTCGGCGACCACGCTGTGCAAATCTCGCTGCACACCGACGTCCTCGTCGACGTGACGGTGTCGGTGCTGGGCGAACACGTCTAAGCATCATCGCAGTAGCATTTGCCAGGTAGTCTGACTGGCGAAGGGCAGGGGCCGGGTGACCGGCCCCTGCCTTTTTTGTTGGCCGGTTTGTACCCGATGGGTACCATTTGCCCGATAATTCCATCCCATGAACGCACCGTCCAAAGACCCCCAAATCGAGTCGCTGAAAGTCCCGCCGCATTCAATTGAGGCCGAGCAATCGGTGCTGGGCGGGCTGCTGCTCGACAACGCCGCGTGGGACCGCATTGCCGACTTCCTGTCGCAAAGCGACTTTTATCGCTATGACCACCGCATCATCTTCGAACACATCGGCAAGCTGATCGCGGCAACACGTCCTGCCGACGTGATCACGGTCTACGAGGCGCTCGGCACCTCGGGCAAGGCGGAAGAGGTCGGCGGGCTGGCGTACCTGAACGCGCTGGCGCAAAACACGCCGAGCGCGGCGAATATCCGCCGTTACGCGGAAATCGTGCGCGATCGCGCCGTGTTGCGGCGTCTGGTGTCCGTGGCCGACGAAATTTCGGCCGACGCCTTCAATCCGCAGGGCAAGGAAGTCCGCCAGTTGCTGGACGAGGCCGAATCGAAAGTGTTTTCGATCGCCGAAGACGGCGCTCGCGGCACACAAGGCTTTCTGGAAATCGGGCCTTTGCTGACCCAGGTGGTCGAGCGGATCGACACGCTGTACCACACCGCCAATCCGAGCGACGTGACCGGCACGCCGACGGGCTTCGTCGACCTGGACCGGATGACCTCCGGCATGCACGGCGGCGAACTGATCATCGTGGCGGGCCGTCCGTCGATGGGTAAAACGGCGTTCTCGATGAATATCGGCGAGTACGTTGCCGTCGAATACGGTTTGCCGGTCGCGGTGTTCTCCATGGAAATGCCGGGCACCCAGCTCACCATGCGTATGCTCGGCTCCGTGGGCCGGCTCGACCAGCACCGCATGCGCACGGGCCGCCTGACCGACGAGGATTGGCCGAAGCTGACGCACGCCGTGCAGAAGATGAGCGAAGCGCAAATCTTCATCGACGAAACCGGCGGTCTGAATCCAATGGAACTGCGCTCGCGGGCGCGCCGGCTGTCGCGCCAGTGCGGCAAGCTGGGCCTGATCATCATCGACTATTTGCAGCTGATGAGCGGGTCGTCATCCGGCGAAAACCGCGCCACCGAAATCTCGGAAATCTCGCGTTCGCTCAAGAGTCTCGCCAAGGAACTCGACGTGCCGGTGATCGCGTTGTCGCAGTTGAACCGGGGCCTGGAACAGCGTCCGAACAAGCGTCCGATCATGTCGGACCTGCGCGAATCCGGCGCTATCGAGCAGGATGCCGACGTGATCCTGTTCATCTACCGCGACGAGGTCTACAACCCGGACAGTCCTGATAAGGGCACCGCGGAAATCATCATCGGTAAGCAGCGTAACGGTCCGATCGGTCCCGTTCGACTCACGTTCCACGGTCAATTCACGAAGTTCGATAATTTTGCCGGCGCGCAGAATTTCTACGCCGAGTAAAGCCCTATGTGAAAGCGCTGTTGTAACGGTGCTTTCAAAAGTGCGACGGTATCCCGGTAACGGTACAATATTGCGGTTTTATGTCAGTCATGACGTGACCAAAATTCCGGGATCCCAATGTTCGGTCGATTCATGCCCACCGAGGGCAAGTTCTTTGAAATTTTTAATGAGCACGCAAAGTGCATCGTCTCGGCGAGCCACGAACTCGAGCTGCTGATCGACAATCTGCAGGACGCCGAGACCCATAAGCAGAACGTGCAGAAAGCCGAAAAGGCCGCTGACAAGCTCACGCACGAAACCATCGACCTGCTGCACAAGACGTTCATCACGCCGCTCGACCGCGACGAAATCCACAAGCTGATCACCACCATGGACGACATCCTCGACCTGATGGAGGACGTCGCCACCGCCATTTCGCTGTACGACGTGCAGACGGTGACCTCCGAGGCGAGTCAACTGGCGCATATCTGCACAGCCACGTCCGAGCGCGTGCAGTTCGCCGTCGGCCTGCTGTCGGACATGAAGCAGGCGAGCCAGATCCTGAAGGCGTGCGAGGACATCGACCGGCTCGAGTCCGAAGCCGACCGCGTGCTGCGCTCGGCCATGTCGAAGCTCTTCCGCGAGGAAGACAACGTCAAGACGCTGATCAAGCTGAAGGCGATCTACGAACTGCTCGAGACCATCACCGACAAATGTGAGGACGTCGCGAACATCATCGAAGGCATCGTGCTGGAAAACGCCTAATGCAATCGATTCAACTTGCCATCTGGGCCGTTGCCCTCCTGGTCGCCGTGTCGCTGGTGTTCGACTTCATGAACGGTTTTCACGACGCGGCGAATTCGATCGCCACGGTTGTGTCGACCGGCGTCCTCAAGCCGCAGCAAGCGGTCGCCTTCGCGGCGGCGTTCAACGTCGTGGCCTATTTCGTGTTCCACCTGAAAGTCGCGCAGACGGTCGGCAAAGGCACGATCGACCCGGCCATCGTCGATCACTACGTGATCTTCGGCGCGCTGGTGGGCGCGATCGGCTGGAATATCGTGACGTGGCACTACGGCATTCCGTCCAGCTCGTCGCATGCGCTGATTGGCGGCCTGGTGGGCGCGGCGCTCGCCAAGTCGGGCTGGCACTCGCTGAACTTCGACGGCCTGATGAAGACGGTTGCGTTCATCTTCATCTCGCCGCTGCTCGGCTTCGTGCTCGGCTCGTTCTTCATGCTGGCGGTCTCGTGGATCTACTTCCGCACGCCACCCAGCAAGGTAGACCGGCGTTTCAGGCGTCTGCAGTTGATCTCCGCCGGCCTGTACAGCCTTGGGCACGGCGGCAACGACGCGCAGAAGACCATCGGCATTATCTGGATGCTGCTGATTGCGACGGGCTATGCATCGTCGATCGCGGATGCGCCGCCGCTGTGGGTGATCGGCGGCTGCTATCTGTCCATGGGCCTGGGCACGCTGTTCGGCGGCTGGCGCATCGTGCGTACGATGGGCCAGAAGATCACCAAGCTCAAGCCGGTCGGCGGCTTTTGTGCGGAATCGGGCGGGGCGATCACGCTGTTTATCGCCTCCTTCCTCGGCATTCCGGTCTCCACCACCCACACGATTACCGGCGCCATCGTCGGCGTGGGCGCGACGCAGAAGCTGAGCGCCGTGCGCTGGGGCGTGGCCGGCAATATCGTCTGGGCGTGGATTCTGACGATTCCGGCTTCGGCCGTGCTGGCCGCGGCGGGCTGGTGGCTCGGCCACCATTTCCTGTAACTTCCGCGGCCTTTTAACGTGCCGGCGCGCTGCCTTTAAATGAGCGGCGCGCTGCCACCGTCCATCGGGACGATCGCGCCCGTCACATAGCTCGCGCGCCGGCTCGCCAGAAACAGGGCGACGTCGGCAATTTCCTCAGGCTTGGCGTAGCGCCCGAGCGGCACCTTGGCCTGACCGCGCGCCAGCGCTTCCTTGGTGTCGATGCCTTGCTGGCCGGCTTCCAGCTTCAACGCTTCCTCGACGCGCTCCGTCAAGGTCGCGCCCGGATTGATCGCGTTGATGCGGATGCCATAGCGCGCGTAGTAATGCGCGAGCCCGACGGTCGCCAGCATCAGCGCGGCATTGGCGGCGCCGCCGGCAATGTGGATGTCGCTCGCCACCTTGCCGCCCATGCCGATGATGTTGACGATCGTGCCCGGTTCGGCGGCTTCGCCGGACTTCACCCGCTCCGCCATGCGGCGCAGCACTTCCTGCTGCGGGTAAATGTACGGGAAGTATTTGGCCTCCATGGTGGCCCTGAAGGCGGCGGCGTCGAGCGTTTCCGGGTCGTAGCGGCGGGCGGCGCCCGCGCTGTTGATCAGCACGTCGATCGGGCCGACGGCGGTGCTCACTTCCTCGACGATATCGGCGGCGCCATGCGGCTCGTGCAGGTCGGCGCGCGTCAGGTGGACGTGCAGGCCTTCGCTTGCCAGTTGCTCGCGGGCGCGGGCAAGATTCGCCGGATCGCGCGAGACGATCGCCACCTTCGCGCCTTCGGCCGCGAATGCGCGGGCGCAGGCCAGGCCGATTCCTTTGCTGCCGCCCGTGACGAGCACGACTTTGTCTTTCAGTCCAAGATCCATGTTGAGCACCTGCCGTCGAAGGAATATCGGGGACGATAGCAGATAGCATAGTCGCGCGTATTCGCCGGTGCATTCGAACACGGCCGGGACCTGGGTAAGGGCGGAGCAACTGCGGGGTGACGGTGGGGCGAGGGCCGACCGCAACCTTCGCTCAGAAGTTGCCGTTCGCGAAGTGTGCGATCGGGTCGTCGCTGGACTGCGTGGGGGCGGGCGTGGCACGCGAGTTGGTCGACGCGCGCATGATCTGCACGCCGCCGCTCGATGAGACGGCCTGCTGTTCCTGCCGAACCGCGACGGAGGCGGGCGGAGGTGGTTCGAAAGCGTCGGCGGCGGCATCGATCGGGTCCGGCGCGCGGGCGACGCTCGCCGGCGCCACGGCGCCCGCTTCACGCGCCTGCATCTGCGCGGCGCTCATCGCGGGAGGCGGCGGCTCGAAGGCATCTGCGGACGCACCCACCGGCTGAGGCGCGGGCTGTACGGCAGTCGTCGTCAGCGGCGCACGCATCGTGGCAGCAACACGCTGCGGCTGGGATTGCTGCTGCGAAGAAGGCGCAATCACAGGCTCAGCCGCTGCATACGCCGGCTGTGACTCGGCTACCGGTTGCTGCGCCGGAATCACAACAGCGGTACCCGCATAGGACGCTTGCGGCTCCGCCGGCACCACCTTCTCAGGCGGGTTCGATGCCTGATAGGTCGGCGTCTCGAACGGCGTCGTCGGCGCATGAGTCGGCGCAGCCACGCGCCGGATACCATCGAAATGCTTGGCCCAATACGGATTGGTCAGATAGTCGATGCGAACCGTGCCGCCCGTCGACGGGGCATTGACGAAACGCAGCTTGCCCACATAAATGCCGACGTGCGAGTGAGGGCGTCCCGTCGTGTTGAAGAAGATCAGATCGCCGGGCGCCACTTCGTCCGGTTCGACCGACTCGCCGCTGCCGCTCATATCGGCGGTTGTGCGCGGCAGATTCACCGAGGCCGCGCGCGCCACGACATAGCGAACCAGGCCGCTGCAATCGAAGCCGCTATCGGGCGTATTCCCCCCCCAACGGTATGGGATGCCCACGAGGCTCATCGCCTGAATGGAGATTTCCTCGCGTCCGATGCTGTGATCGACGAAGTTCGGGAAGCCGGGCGGGGTGGTGCGATACGCGCCGTTGGACGCCGACGAATAGCCGCTCGAGCTGCGCGAAACCCGCTGCGGCTCGCTGGAGCAGGCGGCGAGCAGCAGAAGGATCAGCAGCGAAAAGCCAAGTCGGCGCATGAAGACAAGGCGAGCGTAAACACTCGCTTAAGGCGGGCGATGTCGCGATGGTAGCCCGTCCACCGTGGCGTGGGCAAGAAAAGTTGATAAATTACTTGAAGTTTACGCGCTAAGTGTTGCACGACCGGAACGCGCAAGCGGACCTTTCTCCCCTCCCCGAAGCGTACGCGCAGACGAAAAAAAGCCGCGTCCGGTGTGACCCGGGCGCGGCTTTTGTATCGCTCAGCCGGAAATGCGACGCTGCTAACGCGGCCTACAGAATATCCGACGCGTAATCCGCCAGACGCGAGCGCTCGCCGCGCGCCAGCGTCACATGCCCGCTGTGCGCCCAGCCCTTGAAGCGGTCCACCACGTAGGTCAGACCCGAACTGCCTTCCGTCAGATACGGCGTATCGATCTGTGCGATGTTGCCGAGACAAATGATCTTCGTGCCCGGACCGGCGCGCGTGACCAGCGTCTTCATCTGCTTCGGCGTCAGGTTTTGCGCCTCGTCGATGATCAGATACTTGTCGACGAAGGTCCGGCCGCGCATGAAGTTCATGCTCTTGATCTTCAGGCGCGAGCGGATCAGTTCCTGGGTCGCAGCACGGCCCCATTCGCCGGCGGCGTCGTCGGTCTTCTGCAGCACTTCGAGGTTGTCGTCGAATGCACCCATCCACGGCTGCATCTTTTCCTCTTCCGTACCCGGCAGAAAGCCGATGTCTTCGCCGACCGGCACGGTGGCCCGCGTCACGATGATCTCGTTGTAACGCTTGTCGTCGAGCACCTGCGCGAGACCCGCCGCCAGCGCGACGAGGGTCTTGCCGGTGCCGGCCTGACCGAGCAGCGTGACGAAGTC
Coding sequences:
- a CDS encoding replicative DNA helicase; this encodes MNAPSKDPQIESLKVPPHSIEAEQSVLGGLLLDNAAWDRIADFLSQSDFYRYDHRIIFEHIGKLIAATRPADVITVYEALGTSGKAEEVGGLAYLNALAQNTPSAANIRRYAEIVRDRAVLRRLVSVADEISADAFNPQGKEVRQLLDEAESKVFSIAEDGARGTQGFLEIGPLLTQVVERIDTLYHTANPSDVTGTPTGFVDLDRMTSGMHGGELIIVAGRPSMGKTAFSMNIGEYVAVEYGLPVAVFSMEMPGTQLTMRMLGSVGRLDQHRMRTGRLTDEDWPKLTHAVQKMSEAQIFIDETGGLNPMELRSRARRLSRQCGKLGLIIIDYLQLMSGSSSGENRATEISEISRSLKSLAKELDVPVIALSQLNRGLEQRPNKRPIMSDLRESGAIEQDADVILFIYRDEVYNPDSPDKGTAEIIIGKQRNGPIGPVRLTFHGQFTKFDNFAGAQNFYAE
- a CDS encoding SDR family NAD(P)-dependent oxidoreductase; its protein translation is MDLGLKDKVVLVTGGSKGIGLACARAFAAEGAKVAIVSRDPANLARAREQLASEGLHVHLTRADLHEPHGAADIVEEVSTAVGPIDVLINSAGAARRYDPETLDAAAFRATMEAKYFPYIYPQQEVLRRMAERVKSGEAAEPGTIVNIIGMGGKVASDIHIAGGAANAALMLATVGLAHYYARYGIRINAINPGATLTERVEEALKLEAGQQGIDTKEALARGQAKVPLGRYAKPEEIADVALFLASRRASYVTGAIVPMDGGSAPLI
- a CDS encoding inorganic phosphate transporter, translating into MQSIQLAIWAVALLVAVSLVFDFMNGFHDAANSIATVVSTGVLKPQQAVAFAAAFNVVAYFVFHLKVAQTVGKGTIDPAIVDHYVIFGALVGAIGWNIVTWHYGIPSSSSHALIGGLVGAALAKSGWHSLNFDGLMKTVAFIFISPLLGFVLGSFFMLAVSWIYFRTPPSKVDRRFRRLQLISAGLYSLGHGGNDAQKTIGIIWMLLIATGYASSIADAPPLWVIGGCYLSMGLGTLFGGWRIVRTMGQKITKLKPVGGFCAESGGAITLFIASFLGIPVSTTHTITGAIVGVGATQKLSAVRWGVAGNIVWAWILTIPASAVLAAAGWWLGHHFL
- the rplI gene encoding 50S ribosomal protein L9; protein product: MQVILLEKVVNLGNLGDIVKVKDGYARNFLIPNKHARRATKDAIAEFEVRRAELEKVAAEKLAAAQAQGEKLAGSTVQISQKAGVDGRLFGSVTNADIADALVKQGFAVEKAQVRLPEGPLKLVGDHAVQISLHTDVLVDVTVSVLGEHV
- a CDS encoding C40 family peptidase — its product is MRRLGFSLLILLLLAACSSEPQRVSRSSSGYSSASNGAYRTTPPGFPNFVDHSIGREEISIQAMSLVGIPYRWGGNTPDSGFDCSGLVRYVVARAASVNLPRTTADMSGSGESVEPDEVAPGDLIFFNTTGRPHSHVGIYVGKLRFVNAPSTGGTVRIDYLTNPYWAKHFDGIRRVAAPTHAPTTPFETPTYQASNPPEKVVPAEPQASYAGTAVVIPAQQPVAESQPAYAAAEPVIAPSSQQQSQPQRVAATMRAPLTTTAVQPAPQPVGASADAFEPPPPAMSAAQMQAREAGAVAPASVARAPDPIDAAADAFEPPPPASVAVRQEQQAVSSSGGVQIMRASTNSRATPAPTQSSDDPIAHFANGNF
- a CDS encoding DUF47 domain-containing protein translates to MFGRFMPTEGKFFEIFNEHAKCIVSASHELELLIDNLQDAETHKQNVQKAEKAADKLTHETIDLLHKTFITPLDRDEIHKLITTMDDILDLMEDVATAISLYDVQTVTSEASQLAHICTATSERVQFAVGLLSDMKQASQILKACEDIDRLESEADRVLRSAMSKLFREEDNVKTLIKLKAIYELLETITDKCEDVANIIEGIVLENA